One Chloroflexota bacterium DNA window includes the following coding sequences:
- a CDS encoding DegT/DnrJ/EryC1/StrS family aminotransferase — protein sequence MSIAFNDLGRHVATMAEEIEAASTRVLRSGWFVLGPEVRAFEAEWAEYCGARHCISLATGTDALILGLRALGLQAGDEVLTVANAGSYTTFATHTVGATPRYVDVDPASYTLDPSQLAAAITPRTKVIVPVHLYGQVADLSAILAIAADHQLPVLEDCAQAHGARYQGQHVGTFGALATFSFYPTKNLGALGDGGAIITNDDALATQIKQLRTYGWASKYQVTLEKGTNSRLDELQAAILRVKLAHLDAQNVRRQALAARYNAGLATTPLQCPQLDNAQHVQHLYVVRVAAEQRNALRQHLQAAGIGSDVHYPIADHQQPAWAERYQDVSLPITEALSNEILSLPCYPELSDAEVDQVIDCIQAFFAA from the coding sequence ATGTCGATCGCATTTAACGACCTTGGGCGGCATGTCGCCACTATGGCCGAGGAGATCGAAGCAGCCAGCACCCGGGTGTTGCGCAGCGGTTGGTTTGTTTTGGGTCCAGAAGTTCGCGCCTTTGAAGCAGAATGGGCAGAATATTGTGGCGCACGCCATTGCATTAGCCTGGCAACTGGCACCGATGCTTTGATTTTAGGGCTACGCGCCTTGGGCTTGCAAGCGGGCGACGAAGTGTTGACCGTGGCCAACGCTGGCAGCTATACCACCTTTGCCACCCACACCGTCGGCGCAACCCCACGCTATGTCGATGTTGATCCAGCGAGCTATACGCTTGATCCGAGCCAATTGGCGGCGGCGATTACCCCACGCACCAAAGTCATTGTGCCCGTACATTTATATGGACAGGTTGCCGATCTTTCGGCAATTTTGGCGATTGCCGCCGACCACCAATTGCCAGTGCTCGAAGATTGTGCCCAAGCCCACGGGGCACGCTACCAAGGTCAGCACGTCGGCACATTCGGCGCTTTAGCCACATTTTCGTTCTACCCCACCAAAAATTTAGGAGCGTTGGGCGATGGCGGGGCCATTATCACCAACGACGATGCCTTGGCCACTCAAATCAAACAATTGCGCACCTATGGCTGGGCCAGTAAATATCAGGTAACCCTTGAAAAAGGCACTAACAGCCGCCTCGATGAACTCCAAGCAGCCATTTTGCGGGTCAAATTAGCTCATCTTGATGCCCAAAATGTCCGCCGTCAAGCCCTTGCTGCCCGTTATAACGCAGGTTTAGCCACAACTCCGCTGCAATGCCCACAACTTGATAACGCTCAGCATGTCCAGCATTTGTATGTGGTACGGGTTGCCGCCGAGCAACGCAATGCGCTGCGCCAACATTTGCAAGCAGCAGGCATCGGCAGCGACGTGCATTACCCAATCGCCGACCATCAACAGCCAGCTTGGGCCGAGCGCTACCAAGATGTGAGCTTGCCGATCACCGAAGCGCTGAGCAATGAAATTCTGTCGTTGCCATGCTACCCTGAGCTAAGCGATGCCGAAGTTGATCAGGTAATCGACTGCATTCAAGCTTTTTTCGCTGCTTAA
- a CDS encoding YifB family Mg chelatase-like AAA ATPase: MLAKVWSCAVVGLDGALVEVEVDLSRGLPSFTIVGLPDTAVQEAKERVRAAVRNSGGSFPDSRLTVNLAPADLRKAGPAYDLPIAVGILLASGQIAADVSQALFVGELSLDGAVRHTDGILPMVTIARREGLQTAYVPHCDAAEAALLSGITIIPVRSIVDIAAHLNGERYIEAYEGQPPAAESLSYNVDFADVKGQEHVKRALEVAAAGGHNVLMSGPPGSGKTLLARCVPSILPPLSLDEALDVTKIYSVKGLLPSDMPFIRTRPFRAPHHTISNAGLVGGGRTPQPGEISLAHRGVLFLDEMPEFSQQVLEVLRQPLEDHTVVLSRAAGTLTFPANFVLIGAMNPCPCGYYSDPTRQCVCPPAAIARYQKRISGPLLDRIDIHIEVPRLEYEKLASVRSSEPSEQIRDRVVLARQRQAERFGKHHMLTNSDMGPAQLRHACELDSSSQSLMKAAMRQLQLSARSYHRVLKLARTIADLANLAQIQPAHLAEALQYRPRRTE, translated from the coding sequence ATGTTGGCGAAAGTTTGGAGTTGCGCCGTGGTAGGTTTAGATGGCGCGTTAGTTGAAGTCGAAGTTGATCTCAGTCGCGGCCTGCCATCATTCACAATTGTCGGCTTGCCTGATACTGCTGTTCAAGAGGCCAAAGAGCGAGTACGAGCAGCAGTGCGTAATAGCGGTGGCTCGTTTCCCGATTCGCGGCTCACCGTTAATTTGGCTCCAGCCGATTTACGCAAAGCTGGCCCAGCCTACGATTTACCAATTGCCGTCGGCATTTTGTTGGCTTCAGGCCAAATTGCTGCCGATGTAAGTCAAGCCTTGTTTGTGGGCGAACTATCGCTTGATGGCGCGGTTCGACACACCGATGGTATCTTACCAATGGTCACGATTGCACGGCGCGAAGGCTTGCAAACCGCCTATGTTCCCCATTGCGATGCAGCCGAAGCGGCCTTGCTTAGCGGCATCACGATTATTCCAGTGCGTTCAATCGTTGATATTGCCGCCCATCTCAATGGCGAGCGCTACATCGAAGCCTACGAAGGCCAGCCGCCAGCCGCCGAAAGCCTAAGCTACAACGTCGATTTTGCCGATGTCAAAGGCCAAGAACACGTTAAACGTGCTTTAGAAGTTGCTGCGGCTGGCGGACATAATGTGTTGATGAGCGGCCCACCTGGCTCTGGCAAAACCTTACTAGCCCGCTGCGTACCTTCAATTTTGCCACCGCTCAGCCTCGACGAAGCCTTAGATGTGACCAAAATTTATTCAGTTAAAGGCTTGTTGCCCAGTGATATGCCCTTTATTCGTACTCGGCCATTTCGTGCGCCGCACCACACAATTTCTAATGCTGGCTTGGTTGGTGGTGGTCGCACGCCCCAGCCAGGCGAGATTTCGCTAGCCCATCGTGGGGTGCTGTTTCTCGACGAAATGCCGGAATTTAGCCAACAAGTGCTCGAAGTGCTCCGTCAACCACTCGAAGATCATACCGTGGTGCTCAGTCGGGCAGCGGGCACGCTGACATTCCCGGCAAACTTTGTGCTAATAGGAGCCATGAATCCTTGTCCATGTGGCTACTATAGCGACCCCACTCGCCAATGTGTTTGCCCGCCAGCCGCGATTGCCCGCTATCAAAAACGCATCTCAGGGCCATTGCTCGATCGGATTGATATTCATATTGAAGTGCCACGCCTAGAGTATGAAAAACTTGCGAGTGTGCGTAGTAGCGAGCCATCAGAGCAAATTCGTGATCGCGTGGTTTTAGCTCGTCAACGTCAAGCCGAGCGCTTTGGCAAACACCATATGTTGACGAATAGTGATATGGGGCCAGCCCAGTTACGCCATGCCTGTGAGCTAGATTCGTCCAGCCAAAGCTTGATGAAAGCCGCCATGAGACAATTACAACTTTCGGCCCGTAGTTATCATCGCGTGCTTAAATTGGCCCGAACTATCGCCGATTTAGCCAATCTTGCGCAAATTCAACCAGCGCATTTAGCCGAAGCGCTCCAATATCGCCCGCGCCGAACCGAATAA
- a CDS encoding WD40 repeat domain-containing protein, with amino-acid sequence MLQYHVQCGKWGYTPNPIAWHPYKALLATGSTLNYQQRHDVTIWNADGSLQKLLKCHSYVEEIKWVCYGKMLAIRANEILLWHEDYTFLRKIPGSRMAWNPVYPQLISYSIKTEAWHLWDLNHATNQILCYRSEPQEFKDNLQWSPCGKYCIGVWNQTESRKIELSIWQKNGQLLSQNSINSTQNSRVIEAIWHPTTLQIVIRTELEVIIVDLAGQMLNQWDLISDQREWEHGVCFQWSPDGTILAQANQTKIQLRPVNGQQINIELESNVMALAWHPTSHFLAIAPWNNQIQLWDKNGKHLATLITDVEEVGARMIMIPLVLEWDKTGQYLATSLRGCTVHLWKIQ; translated from the coding sequence ATGCTTCAATATCATGTCCAGTGTGGAAAATGGGGCTATACACCAAATCCGATAGCATGGCATCCTTACAAGGCGTTATTAGCAACTGGATCAACATTAAACTATCAACAACGACATGATGTGACAATTTGGAATGCCGATGGATCATTGCAAAAACTTTTAAAGTGCCATAGTTATGTAGAGGAAATTAAGTGGGTTTGTTACGGGAAAATGCTTGCAATCAGGGCTAACGAAATTTTGTTATGGCACGAGGATTATACATTTTTACGCAAAATTCCAGGCTCGCGGATGGCTTGGAATCCAGTTTATCCTCAATTAATCAGCTATAGCATAAAAACTGAAGCATGGCACTTATGGGATCTGAATCATGCTACGAACCAGATCTTGTGTTATCGTTCAGAACCACAAGAGTTTAAAGATAATTTACAGTGGTCGCCATGTGGTAAATATTGCATAGGCGTGTGGAATCAAACTGAATCACGCAAAATTGAGCTAAGTATTTGGCAAAAGAATGGTCAACTGCTTAGCCAAAATAGTATTAATTCTACCCAAAATAGCCGAGTAATTGAAGCTATTTGGCATCCCACCACGCTTCAAATAGTTATCCGAACAGAATTAGAAGTTATTATCGTTGATCTAGCAGGTCAGATGCTTAATCAATGGGATTTGATCAGCGATCAAAGGGAATGGGAACATGGTGTTTGTTTTCAATGGTCACCTGATGGCACTATTTTAGCCCAAGCAAATCAAACAAAAATCCAGCTTCGTCCAGTAAATGGTCAACAAATTAATATTGAACTGGAATCAAACGTGATGGCATTAGCTTGGCATCCTACAAGTCATTTTTTGGCAATTGCGCCATGGAATAATCAAATTCAGCTTTGGGATAAGAATGGCAAGCATCTAGCAACGCTTATTACTGATGTTGAGGAAGTTGGCGCACGCATGATTATGATCCCATTAGTGCTTGAGTGGGATAAAACTGGCCAATATCTCGCTACATCATTGCGGGGCTGTACTGTACATTTATGGAAGATCCAGTAG
- a CDS encoding response regulator transcription factor: MELIRVLIIDDHPLFRQGICWSLGQEKDIEVIGQAENGAEAIKLTETLSPNVVLLDINLPGLNGLEVARVLKRRAPRMGIIVLSIHDDDEQLFNAIKAGAAAYASKEIDPTQLVGMIRDVAHGRYVINESVMSKPHVATRVLNQFRELSNVANNSEDTSSMFAPLTSREIEILDCIARGLSNKEIANQLSISGQTVKNHITSILSKLQVNDRTMAVIHAIQQGWIKLGYDESRESRSRTA; encoded by the coding sequence ATGGAGCTCATTCGCGTTCTTATCATTGATGATCATCCACTGTTTCGCCAAGGCATCTGCTGGAGCCTCGGCCAAGAAAAAGATATCGAGGTGATCGGCCAGGCTGAAAATGGCGCTGAGGCCATTAAGCTCACTGAAACCCTCAGCCCTAATGTTGTGTTGCTGGATATTAATTTGCCAGGCTTAAATGGCTTGGAAGTTGCTCGCGTGCTCAAACGCCGCGCTCCCCGCATGGGCATCATTGTGTTGAGCATTCACGACGACGATGAGCAATTGTTCAACGCGATCAAGGCCGGCGCTGCCGCTTACGCTTCCAAGGAAATCGATCCCACACAGCTCGTCGGCATGATTCGCGATGTCGCCCATGGCCGCTATGTGATCAACGAAAGCGTCATGTCTAAGCCGCATGTGGCCACCCGCGTGCTCAACCAATTCCGCGAGCTTTCGAATGTTGCCAACAATAGCGAAGATACCTCGTCGATGTTTGCGCCATTGACCAGCCGCGAAATTGAAATTCTCGATTGTATTGCCCGTGGCCTCTCCAACAAAGAAATCGCCAACCAGCTGTCGATCAGCGGCCAAACCGTCAAAAACCACATCACCTCAATTCTTAGCAAGCTTCAAGTCAACGACCGCACAATGGCCGTTATTCACGCTATTCAACAAGGCTGGATCAAACTAGGCTATGATGAAAGTCGCGAAAGCCGCAGCCGCACCGCTTGA
- the lon gene encoding endopeptidase La — MTREKDRPRTGTERTLPLVVLGEIVIMPHMTVPLQVGQGKSYRAMEQAMEDDQHVLLIFVSEAEIEAYKGHEPQQLPKVGVVARLEDFSQLPDGTVKIVLEGITRAEIVDCVQSDPFYRVACRYLPDQEPKGIEVDALMDTVKQQITEFVDYLGEIPQEAVAFVHRITTPGHLADLVTYGPAFSFQDRLELLNELEPLARLNRVQVILARQLELLRLRAKIQSDTKEVLDQGQKEYFLREQMRVIRRELGEDDDGDDPIDELRRKVNELNAPQYVKDQALHEIKRLAQQGMNSPEAGVIRTYLDWIIALPWNADQVAAISLVQSRQVLDEDHYGLEKVKERILEYLAVRKLAGSKMRSPILCFVGPPGVGKTSLGRSIARALDRPFVRQSLGGVHDEAEIRGHRRTYIGAMPGRIIQGMKTAKSRQAVFMLDEIDKIGNDFRGDPTSALLEVLDPEQNNTFSDHYLEIPFDLSQVVFVATANQLEPIPAPLRDRMEIIEIGGYTEDEKLAIAQGFLLPKQREFHGLESSQLELTDAAILKLIREYTREAGVRNLEREVAALCRKIARKVAESQDEEAPQEGKKRRKKAKKAEPTKFLIDAADVPIYLGPEHFSFGMAEVSDQIGVATGVAWTPTGGDILSFEVLPLTGKGELRLTGQLGDVMKESAQAAMSYVRYRAKELGIEPNYFDEHSIHIHVPEGAVPKDGPSAGITLTIALISAMTGRAVRRDVAMTGEVTLRGRVLPIGGLKEKTLAAHRAGIKTFILPKENAKDIVDLPEKVRQDLQLIPVETMDEVLTIALMPFIRQDVIAS, encoded by the coding sequence ATGACCCGAGAAAAAGACCGCCCTCGTACAGGTACCGAGCGCACTTTACCGTTGGTGGTATTGGGCGAAATTGTGATCATGCCGCACATGACTGTGCCGCTCCAGGTTGGGCAGGGCAAGTCTTATCGGGCCATGGAACAAGCCATGGAAGACGATCAACATGTCTTGTTGATCTTTGTTTCTGAGGCTGAAATTGAAGCTTATAAAGGCCACGAACCCCAACAACTACCCAAAGTTGGCGTGGTCGCTCGCTTGGAAGATTTCTCCCAATTGCCCGATGGCACGGTAAAAATTGTGCTCGAAGGGATTACCCGCGCTGAGATTGTTGATTGTGTTCAGAGCGATCCCTTCTATCGTGTAGCTTGCCGCTACTTGCCAGATCAAGAACCAAAAGGCATCGAAGTCGATGCTTTGATGGATACGGTCAAACAACAAATTACTGAATTTGTCGATTATTTAGGCGAAATTCCGCAAGAAGCGGTTGCCTTTGTGCACCGAATCACGACACCTGGCCATTTAGCCGATTTGGTGACCTATGGCCCAGCCTTCTCGTTCCAAGATCGCTTGGAATTATTGAATGAGTTGGAGCCGTTGGCTCGTTTGAATCGGGTGCAGGTGATTTTGGCTCGTCAATTAGAGCTGTTGCGGCTCCGCGCCAAAATTCAATCTGATACCAAAGAAGTGCTCGATCAAGGCCAAAAAGAGTATTTCTTGCGCGAACAAATGCGGGTCATTCGCCGTGAACTAGGCGAAGATGACGATGGCGATGATCCAATTGATGAATTGCGCCGCAAAGTCAATGAACTGAATGCGCCGCAATATGTCAAAGATCAAGCCTTGCACGAAATTAAGCGTCTCGCCCAACAAGGCATGAATTCGCCCGAAGCTGGCGTGATTCGCACTTACCTTGATTGGATTATTGCTTTGCCGTGGAATGCCGATCAAGTCGCCGCAATTTCGTTGGTGCAATCACGCCAAGTGCTTGATGAAGATCATTATGGCTTGGAAAAAGTCAAAGAGCGAATTTTGGAATATCTGGCGGTGCGCAAGCTTGCTGGCAGCAAAATGCGTTCGCCAATTTTGTGCTTCGTCGGCCCGCCAGGCGTGGGTAAAACCAGCCTTGGGCGCTCGATTGCTCGCGCCTTGGATCGCCCATTCGTGCGCCAGTCGCTGGGTGGTGTACACGATGAGGCCGAGATTCGCGGCCACCGCCGAACTTACATCGGAGCCATGCCAGGCCGGATTATTCAAGGCATGAAAACCGCCAAATCGCGACAAGCAGTCTTTATGCTTGATGAAATCGACAAAATTGGCAATGATTTCCGTGGCGACCCAACTTCAGCTCTGCTAGAAGTGCTTGATCCTGAGCAAAACAACACGTTCTCGGATCACTATTTGGAAATTCCATTTGATTTGAGCCAAGTGGTGTTTGTGGCAACCGCTAACCAACTTGAGCCAATTCCAGCGCCGCTGCGCGACCGGATGGAAATTATCGAGATTGGCGGCTACACCGAGGACGAAAAACTAGCAATTGCTCAAGGCTTTTTGTTGCCCAAGCAACGCGAGTTCCATGGCCTCGAAAGCAGCCAGTTGGAATTAACCGATGCTGCGATCTTGAAGTTGATTCGCGAATATACCCGTGAAGCTGGCGTGCGTAACCTTGAGCGCGAAGTTGCGGCCTTGTGTCGCAAAATTGCCCGTAAGGTAGCTGAATCGCAGGATGAAGAAGCGCCACAAGAAGGCAAGAAGCGCCGTAAGAAGGCCAAAAAAGCCGAGCCAACCAAGTTCTTGATTGACGCTGCTGATGTGCCAATCTACCTTGGACCTGAACATTTCAGCTTTGGCATGGCCGAAGTTTCCGATCAAATTGGGGTCGCGACTGGAGTTGCTTGGACACCAACGGGCGGCGATATTCTTTCGTTCGAAGTTTTGCCATTGACTGGCAAAGGCGAATTGCGCCTCACTGGTCAATTGGGCGATGTGATGAAGGAATCGGCGCAAGCAGCCATGTCGTATGTGCGGTATCGCGCCAAAGAGTTGGGCATCGAGCCAAATTACTTCGACGAGCATTCGATCCATATTCACGTGCCCGAGGGTGCAGTGCCTAAAGATGGCCCATCGGCTGGGATTACATTAACGATTGCGTTGATCTCCGCGATGACTGGCCGAGCGGTGCGCCGCGATGTTGCCATGACAGGCGAAGTCACCTTGCGCGGGCGGGTCTTGCCGATTGGTGGCTTGAAAGAAAAAACCTTAGCCGCCCATCGCGCAGGCATCAAAACGTTTATCTTGCCCAAGGAAAACGCCAAAGATATTGTTGATCTGCCTGAAAAAGTGCGCCAAGATCTGCAATTGATTCCGGTTGAAACTATGGATGAAGTGCTGACAATTGCATTGATGCCATTTATTCGCCAAGACGTGATCGCCAGCTAA
- a CDS encoding ATP-binding cassette domain-containing protein gives MLAQAPKQLGNLRHLELRRMFQYVYPYRWRLGLALLCLAVSSGIGLVMPLAIRNLVETVKDASSTAALDNVAIGLMGVFIAQMVFNYIQGYFLTYVGERAVADLRIEVYSHLQRLSLAFFSERRVGELTSRVTNDVTVIQGIGTNAVAAFLQNGITFIGSFIMMINLSWQLTAITLLLIPLLIVLAIIYGRRIRNMSTEVQDRMAEASSVLEETISGVRIVQSFAREPYEVERFSGAIEHAFSASMRRTKTRAQFVPIVSFSGFGALVFVLWFGGRQVLNGTMQLGDLIAFLLYAAVIAGSLGTFTSLYSQLQEALGSTARVFGILDTAPEIASKTNAINLPPIEGEIYLEDVSFNYGEAATPVLSNINLKVEPGEVMAIVGPSGSGKSTLVNLIPRFYDVTAGRITVDGFDIRDVDLPSLRSQIGIVPQETLLFSGTIADNIRYGNLDAPMEAVIEAAKAANAHEFISNFEGGYESIVGERGIKLSGGQRQRVAIARALLKNPRILILDEATSAMDSESEGLVQEALERLMQGRTTFVIAHRLSTVKNATRIAVIEAGKVTELGSHSELLAQAGTYARLYQLQFETNESAGSVLTEY, from the coding sequence ATGCTGGCACAAGCACCGAAACAATTGGGAAATTTGCGCCATTTAGAATTACGGCGCATGTTTCAATATGTCTATCCCTATCGTTGGCGCTTAGGCTTGGCGCTGCTGTGTTTGGCGGTTTCAAGTGGCATTGGCCTGGTTATGCCATTGGCAATTCGCAATTTGGTCGAAACCGTTAAAGATGCTTCAAGCACCGCCGCCTTAGATAACGTTGCGATTGGTTTGATGGGCGTATTTATTGCCCAAATGGTGTTTAACTATATTCAAGGCTATTTTTTGACCTACGTTGGCGAACGAGCAGTCGCCGACCTGCGAATTGAGGTTTATTCGCATTTACAACGGCTGTCATTGGCCTTTTTCAGCGAACGCCGCGTCGGTGAATTGACTTCGCGAGTCACCAACGATGTCACGGTGATTCAGGGTATCGGTACAAATGCGGTTGCCGCGTTTCTGCAAAATGGCATTACCTTTATTGGTAGTTTCATTATGATGATTAATCTCAGTTGGCAACTAACTGCGATTACCCTATTGCTGATTCCCTTGTTGATTGTACTGGCGATTATCTATGGTCGCCGCATTCGCAATATGTCCACCGAAGTGCAAGATCGGATGGCTGAAGCCTCGTCGGTGCTCGAAGAAACCATCTCCGGCGTGCGCATTGTCCAATCATTTGCCCGTGAACCATACGAAGTTGAGCGATTTAGCGGAGCGATTGAGCATGCGTTTTCGGCCTCGATGCGCCGCACCAAAACCCGTGCTCAGTTTGTGCCAATTGTCTCGTTTTCAGGCTTTGGTGCATTGGTATTTGTGCTGTGGTTTGGCGGTCGCCAAGTATTAAATGGCACAATGCAGCTTGGCGATTTAATCGCCTTCTTGTTGTATGCCGCCGTGATTGCTGGCTCGTTGGGCACGTTTACCAGTTTGTATAGCCAATTGCAAGAGGCACTTGGTTCGACTGCCCGCGTATTCGGCATTTTGGATACCGCTCCCGAAATCGCCAGCAAAACCAATGCAATCAACTTACCACCAATTGAAGGCGAAATTTATTTAGAAGATGTATCGTTTAACTATGGCGAGGCCGCAACTCCAGTTTTGAGCAACATCAACCTCAAGGTTGAGCCAGGCGAAGTCATGGCGATTGTCGGGCCGAGTGGTTCAGGCAAATCAACCCTCGTTAATCTCATTCCGCGTTTTTACGATGTAACAGCGGGGCGGATTACGGTTGATGGTTTTGATATTCGCGATGTCGATTTGCCCTCGTTACGTTCACAAATTGGGATTGTGCCGCAAGAAACCTTATTATTTAGCGGTACGATTGCCGATAATATTCGTTATGGCAACCTTGATGCACCGATGGAAGCGGTAATTGAAGCCGCCAAAGCTGCCAACGCCCACGAATTTATCAGCAATTTTGAGGGTGGTTACGAATCGATCGTTGGCGAACGTGGGATCAAACTCTCTGGTGGGCAACGCCAGCGCGTGGCAATTGCCCGAGCTTTGCTCAAAAACCCGCGCATTTTAATTCTCGATGAAGCAACATCGGCTATGGATAGCGAATCGGAAGGTTTGGTGCAAGAAGCCTTAGAACGCTTGATGCAAGGTCGCACCACGTTTGTAATTGCCCATCGCCTGTCAACTGTCAAAAATGCCACCCGAATTGCCGTGATTGAAGCAGGCAAAGTGACCGAGCTTGGCAGCCATAGCGAACTTTTGGCCCAAGCTGGCACATACGCTCGTTTGTATCAATTGCAATTTGAAACCAACGAAAGTGCCGGATCTGTGCTAACAGAGTATTAA
- a CDS encoding NUDIX domain-containing protein, with protein sequence MPSQQARAHGSAGICLTPEQQVIVVSQNGLVWDVPAGRSEIGESWEATLRREVAEEACAKVQSAQLLGFCQSQCLTGVEQDLVLVRSFWLAQVQIQPWQPQFEIRQRRMITLAEICDYLPPAFVPVYRHVLQVAKLCNAGYES encoded by the coding sequence CTGCCGAGCCAACAGGCAAGGGCCCATGGCTCGGCAGGCATTTGCCTCACTCCTGAGCAACAAGTTATCGTGGTGAGCCAAAATGGCCTCGTTTGGGATGTGCCTGCCGGGCGCAGCGAAATTGGTGAATCGTGGGAAGCAACCTTGCGGCGTGAAGTTGCCGAGGAAGCTTGTGCCAAGGTGCAATCTGCCCAGTTATTGGGCTTTTGCCAAAGCCAATGTCTGACAGGAGTTGAACAAGACTTAGTGCTGGTGCGAAGTTTTTGGCTAGCCCAAGTTCAAATCCAGCCATGGCAACCTCAATTTGAAATTCGCCAACGCCGGATGATCACACTTGCTGAAATTTGCGACTACCTGCCACCAGCCTTTGTGCCAGTTTATCGCCATGTGTTGCAGGTAGCCAAACTATGCAACGCAGGGTACGAAAGTTGA
- a CDS encoding VOC family protein: MTIAVTPHLNFHGNARQALEFYQAVFEGELVLTTYADVGAPKDTPIADMIMWGQVTTASGFRLMAYDIPTTEQLPALQTVTSRAHGLTLTQASFFISLRGQQVNEVMELWAKLAEQATIIEPITQTPWAQLFGMLTDRFGITWVVDVV, encoded by the coding sequence ATGACAATCGCTGTAACCCCTCATCTCAACTTTCATGGTAATGCCCGTCAAGCGCTTGAGTTTTATCAGGCCGTGTTCGAAGGGGAACTTGTGCTTACAACTTACGCTGATGTTGGTGCACCAAAAGATACGCCAATCGCCGATATGATTATGTGGGGGCAAGTAACGACGGCCAGCGGTTTCCGTCTGATGGCCTACGATATTCCAACCACAGAGCAACTACCAGCACTACAAACCGTGACTTCCCGCGCCCATGGGCTAACGCTGACCCAAGCATCATTCTTTATCTCGCTCCGTGGGCAACAGGTTAACGAGGTTATGGAGTTGTGGGCGAAACTGGCTGAGCAGGCAACAATCATCGAGCCAATTACCCAAACGCCTTGGGCGCAGCTGTTTGGCATGCTTACCGATCGTTTTGGGATTACTTGGGTTGTCGATGTGGTATAG
- a CDS encoding sensor histidine kinase — protein sequence MADAAALLAQAQTQLANALQALRGEAAQLRERHTAIAQQGRQMYRTADELAVQRTFAEQLGTPAVGRLRQQEAELRSKMANLDAETSATAEALKRLEQLIRQIEMSSTSLSGTTTIGQQNDPWALALRGQIIQGREDERLRLAREVHDGPAQVLANVLMGLEHAMNLQQSNSPQMEPFLHELRSAARQGLHEVRGFIADLRPGALDQGFPTALADYVQKYQQTTKVKVTIDLLHWPNRLPAEAEIVLYRVTQEALQNIHKHARNANVLIRSMLQGNLLIVTIRDDGPGFDPREVVRRSGKESWGLTSMRERVALLGGDFAIASRPGAGTEVTIRITI from the coding sequence GTGGCCGATGCAGCAGCGTTACTTGCACAAGCACAGACCCAATTGGCAAATGCCTTGCAGGCCTTGCGAGGTGAGGCCGCCCAACTGCGCGAGCGGCATACGGCAATTGCCCAACAAGGTCGCCAGATGTATCGAACTGCCGATGAGTTAGCGGTTCAGCGCACCTTCGCCGAGCAACTTGGCACCCCAGCGGTCGGGCGTTTGCGCCAACAAGAGGCCGAACTACGCAGCAAAATGGCCAACCTCGATGCGGAAACCAGCGCCACCGCCGAAGCCCTCAAGCGGCTCGAACAATTAATTCGCCAGATCGAAATGAGCAGCACCAGCCTCAGTGGCACGACCACAATTGGCCAACAAAATGACCCTTGGGCCTTGGCCTTACGTGGTCAAATTATCCAAGGCCGTGAAGACGAACGCTTACGCCTGGCCCGTGAAGTCCACGATGGGCCAGCCCAAGTTTTAGCGAATGTTCTGATGGGCTTGGAACATGCCATGAATTTACAGCAAAGCAATTCGCCGCAGATGGAGCCATTTTTACACGAACTGCGCAGCGCTGCCCGCCAAGGCTTGCACGAAGTTCGTGGCTTTATCGCCGATTTACGGCCAGGTGCGCTCGACCAAGGCTTCCCTACTGCCCTCGCTGACTATGTTCAAAAATACCAACAAACGACCAAGGTCAAAGTCACGATTGACCTGCTCCACTGGCCAAACCGCCTTCCGGCTGAAGCTGAGATTGTGCTCTATCGGGTAACACAAGAAGCATTGCAAAATATCCATAAACATGCTCGCAATGCCAATGTTTTGATCCGCAGTATGTTGCAAGGCAACCTGCTGATCGTCACCATCCGCGACGATGGCCCGGGCTTTGATCCACGAGAAGTTGTGCGGCGCTCTGGCAAAGAGAGTTGGGGATTGACCAGTATGCGCGAACGAGTCGCCTTACTTGGCGGAGATTTTGCAATTGCTTCGCGCCCCGGGGCTGGCACTGAAGTTACCATTCGGATTACGATCTAA